A region of Ignavibacteriota bacterium DNA encodes the following proteins:
- a CDS encoding T9SS type A sorting domain-containing protein, which translates to MFKNILCSLFVIILFISDLYSNNPKIWDNWYFGRNAGMTFNTTNRIPATLNDGKLYTLEGCASISDPDGNLLFYTNGVYVYNKNHDIMINGVDLKGHNSSTQSALILKKPGSQNIFYIFTTDKGPYEGESEHEHCFSIVDMNEDEGRGAVIVKNMVLHSPVVEKLTAVRHANNEDYWIIARGMNDNKFIISLLSEGGIVDTKIFNIGPTYFPFPASPEFSLGQMKFNPKGDLMGNVVYGANNLELYRFDNSSGVFTGYLGIPVQEEVTALYGLEFSSNNKFVYVNNLFGRIYQFDVSEFDSLKISNSLNLVYDSLDFSFQEFGQMQLAPNGKIYMALSYDTMLAVIDKPNVPSPYCRFNKRAFGLNGALSLFGLPNNIITGTYYSVDIYGREICLGDGDSLELFSIVYPEDEDYVYDWTGPNGFRSNLPNPVIPKAGLANSGKYVCRVSVDGQFFQADSTIINVYDYPVAEISGPNTICPPEIIKLSSRYKAPEYIYEWSNGSNESEILINSPGRYWLLISNPAGCPTDTVFVDIDNADNLSIIFEDETTICSGQGIELSLDKDIYTPLRDYKFKWATGDTTASIFVNKAGFYSVTVTRSGGCSGTDSVYVNEVESPVVDLNLKDTIRLCSGEITLLYPNDTNSVWKYIWADGYPELSREISQSGYYKMYVTNQGYCMDSASVMIIFYDNPVADIEYNNSLILCYGDSVNLVSKFAEPDYNYFWSTGSNEQFITVKESGKYKLIITNQFGCKDSSEVEVFVAEEINLTINADKSYLCLNDSLTLQSNSRYKSYKWSTGDTTDFIRVYSAGKYELIVENDYGCKDTAEVVVTDISLSAEFSKRELRIDSLCVGDLSLQELEIIYNSSEVIEFTDFEYFGDDFVFDVNQTIDNVSEGVYVHNVSFTPGLNKPGIYNGEIVITIEKPCYSRFSIPIYLKVYSNFEFSAPEMTAAPGDKICIPINVKSTCGNSGDIIYSPEFSLDMIPEHFFPESVNGGILLEKLYLDSIRTLRLKMDESAFPAGTSRNIEVCGTVLVGKEAPSPILIKDIDLNSDFIHYTISQGSLSIEGCFQDYRIIKTYKPLNMKISPNPVRAFTEIIIESQEVGKHFVDIYSVDGRLIESYELNSFENMNLQIIQINPDKYIQGIYQVVLKSPWNIITERILVIKD; encoded by the coding sequence GAAATGCCGGAATGACTTTTAATACAACAAACAGAATACCTGCAACTCTAAACGACGGGAAATTATATACCTTAGAGGGTTGTGCATCAATATCAGACCCCGATGGAAATCTTCTTTTTTATACAAACGGTGTATATGTTTATAATAAAAATCATGACATTATGATTAACGGAGTAGACCTAAAAGGACATAACTCCAGCACTCAATCAGCCTTGATTTTAAAGAAGCCGGGCTCTCAAAATATTTTCTATATTTTCACAACCGATAAAGGACCTTATGAAGGTGAGTCTGAGCACGAACATTGTTTCTCGATTGTTGATATGAATGAAGATGAGGGAAGAGGTGCAGTTATAGTTAAAAATATGGTTTTGCACTCACCTGTTGTAGAAAAATTGACTGCTGTAAGACACGCAAATAATGAAGACTACTGGATTATTGCACGAGGTATGAATGATAATAAATTTATTATATCACTCCTTTCTGAAGGGGGTATTGTTGATACTAAAATATTCAATATCGGACCAACCTATTTTCCATTTCCTGCCTCACCTGAATTTTCACTTGGACAGATGAAATTTAATCCAAAAGGTGATTTGATGGGGAATGTTGTTTATGGAGCTAATAATTTAGAATTATACAGATTTGATAATTCAAGCGGAGTTTTTACAGGTTATTTGGGTATTCCTGTCCAGGAGGAGGTTACTGCACTATACGGTCTTGAATTTTCATCAAATAATAAATTTGTTTATGTAAATAATCTCTTTGGTCGTATTTACCAATTTGATGTTTCAGAATTTGACTCCTTAAAGATTTCCAACAGCTTGAATTTAGTTTATGATAGTTTGGATTTCAGCTTTCAGGAATTCGGTCAAATGCAGCTTGCTCCAAACGGAAAGATTTATATGGCGCTATCATATGATACAATGCTGGCTGTAATAGATAAGCCTAATGTTCCCTCTCCATATTGTAGATTTAACAAACGTGCTTTTGGATTAAATGGAGCTTTATCACTTTTCGGACTCCCAAATAATATAATTACCGGAACTTACTACAGTGTTGATATTTATGGCAGGGAAATTTGTCTTGGCGATGGGGATTCACTGGAATTATTCTCTATAGTATATCCTGAAGATGAAGATTATGTTTATGATTGGACCGGACCTAACGGTTTTCGATCTAATTTGCCAAACCCTGTTATTCCTAAAGCAGGACTTGCAAACTCAGGAAAATATGTCTGTCGGGTATCGGTTGACGGGCAGTTTTTCCAAGCTGACTCTACAATTATTAATGTTTATGATTATCCTGTTGCTGAAATTTCAGGACCAAATACAATTTGCCCGCCTGAAATAATTAAGCTGAGCTCAAGATACAAGGCACCTGAGTATATTTATGAATGGTCAAATGGTTCAAATGAAAGCGAAATTTTAATCAATAGTCCGGGCAGATATTGGTTACTCATTTCAAATCCGGCGGGATGTCCTACAGATACAGTCTTTGTTGATATTGATAATGCCGATAATTTATCTATCATATTTGAAGACGAAACTACAATTTGCAGCGGTCAGGGAATCGAATTATCACTTGATAAAGATATTTATACTCCATTACGGGATTATAAGTTTAAATGGGCTACAGGTGATACTACTGCGTCAATTTTTGTTAATAAAGCAGGTTTCTACTCCGTTACAGTTACAAGAAGCGGTGGTTGCAGCGGCACTGATTCTGTCTATGTAAATGAAGTGGAATCACCGGTAGTTGATTTAAATTTAAAAGACACAATAAGACTTTGTTCAGGTGAAATAACTTTACTTTATCCAAACGATACAAATTCTGTATGGAAGTACATCTGGGCTGATGGTTATCCTGAATTGTCACGTGAAATAAGTCAGTCCGGTTACTATAAAATGTATGTAACAAATCAGGGCTATTGCATGGATTCGGCTTCAGTTATGATAATATTTTATGATAATCCTGTTGCTGATATTGAGTATAATAATTCTCTGATTTTATGTTATGGTGATTCAGTAAACCTGGTAAGTAAGTTTGCAGAACCGGATTATAATTATTTTTGGTCAACAGGAAGCAATGAGCAATTTATTACAGTGAAAGAAAGTGGAAAATATAAATTAATAATTACTAATCAATTCGGTTGCAAAGATAGCAGCGAAGTTGAAGTTTTTGTGGCTGAAGAAATTAATTTAACAATCAATGCTGATAAATCATATTTATGTTTAAATGATTCTCTAACATTACAGTCTAATTCAAGATATAAATCTTATAAATGGTCAACAGGCGATACGACTGATTTTATTAGAGTTTACTCAGCAGGAAAGTATGAACTGATTGTTGAAAATGATTACGGTTGTAAAGATACTGCAGAAGTTGTAGTAACTGATATAAGTCTGTCGGCTGAATTTTCAAAACGAGAATTAAGAATTGACTCTCTTTGCGTTGGTGATTTGTCTTTACAAGAACTTGAAATCATTTATAACTCGTCAGAAGTAATTGAGTTTACCGATTTTGAGTATTTTGGTGATGATTTTGTTTTTGATGTAAATCAGACTATTGATAATGTTTCAGAAGGAGTTTATGTCCATAACGTGTCATTTACTCCCGGATTGAATAAACCGGGAATTTATAATGGTGAAATTGTAATTACTATCGAAAAGCCTTGCTATTCAAGGTTTTCTATACCGATTTATTTAAAAGTATACTCAAATTTTGAATTTTCAGCACCGGAAATGACTGCTGCACCCGGCGATAAAATATGTATTCCGATAAATGTAAAATCTACTTGTGGAAACTCCGGCGATATAATTTATTCTCCTGAATTCAGTCTTGATATGATTCCTGAACATTTTTTCCCTGAATCAGTCAACGGTGGTATTTTACTTGAGAAACTATATCTTGACAGCATAAGAACTTTACGTTTAAAAATGGATGAGAGTGCTTTTCCGGCAGGAACAAGTCGCAATATAGAAGTATGTGGCACAGTACTTGTTGGCAAGGAAGCTCCAAGTCCAATATTGATAAAAGATATTGATTTGAACTCTGATTTTATTCATTATACAATTTCACAGGGTTCGCTGAGTATTGAAGGATGTTTTCAGGATTATAGAATTATTAAAACATACAAACCGTTGAATATGAAAATTAGTCCTAATCCTGTAAGGGCATTTACAGAAATAATTATCGAATCTCAGGAAGTTGGCAAACATTTTGTTGATATATATTCAGTTGACGGAAGATTAATTGAAAGTTATGAGCTTAATAGTTTTGAAAATATGAACTTACAAATTATTCAAATTAATCCCGATAAATATATCCAAGGTATTTATCAGGTAGTTTTAAAATCACCTTGGAATATTATTACCGAAAGAATACTTGTAATTAAAGATTAG